One genomic region from Antedon mediterranea chromosome 3, ecAntMedi1.1, whole genome shotgun sequence encodes:
- the LOC140044644 gene encoding DNA excision repair protein ERCC-6-like isoform X1: protein MVGNLKRIAENKIIVMDIIEETGKLSLTHMEPLKDLTNAKQLNDDTENTYKKLMSKAKRQAAEGHPRQALDTLQQVLKIDRNDKVLTKIRKLEAFIKEYGQSSEEEEEDDTMMHVGKGFYLHRDLYLKLYPHQKEGVLWFWRLHRKNKGGILGDDMGLGKTIQVVSFLSGLFDADEVKSVMIILPVALIINWEREFEKWAPGIRVESFHTDSKRQRQRVLEKVQRRGGVLLISYGLVVTNCDNLKTKDGYSFTWDYVILDEGHKIKNPTKTTKAVHAIAAQHRFILSGTPVQNNLKELWSLFDFVCQGTLLGTRQTFCSMYENPITRAREKCGTASEKLLGNEMAESLRRLIAPHFLRRTKADVKKQALKNDDTDKPERGAEMPTLTRKNDLIVWMHLSQTQIQIYQEFVSLDRVKELLMTTRSPLVELTILKKICDHPRLLSTMACQQLGLEEFLEVDESRQKECAANFANHIPDNVLLEESGKLQFLMGLLEKLCSEGHRTLVFSQSRKMLDIIQKLLWSRDIKFLRLDGTIRKLEEREKLIKSFQENDVYSVFLLTTQVGGVGLTLTAADRVVVFDPHWNPATDNQAVDRVYRIGQTRSVVIYRLITCGSVEEKIYRRQVFKDSITRQTTGDTKNPYRYFTRQELHELFVLDDPKVSTTQQQLEELHTGHRVTDPDLDDHIAYLYSLGIFGLSDHDLMFSQEAAQESAESHENENTYIHETVQRAQTLVASECQLTQQIKEHYSGQNDDGQENQLSTGQYRDRFSLMNQLSRMQGKDVPEPPPPKARAPPTTTVPVNLPYSNNIDMVNVNFDAKEISDEDLNKTMESLTLTDHKGQNSTQEMIDVDEVIDLTDDSYISTGSSNHQTESPNFQSSYKDGLKVQASPEMEYIDLTDDQEEANASIQNSDKENISNDSFQDSHVESIKGNASLQNFHLENNESKTSIENSDMENLEDNSSLKEMEKFKHDDVNDNSSIENFKSKASIQNLQRSPALMISASSTHNSPAAPLKYLVDDSDEEDNANTTVDSNSAFQDDMKVNESFDDMEDSYQNIKVSEPETHTLPKGLNESTSSQEHNSPEQKSPEQVDSQNNHGDMSDQLETTIETCDESLMETEKDVATKKEESDLSEMEDLSDKRDEEVEERSDTDLEETERVDQNVVDENIEDENIDLEKEEKEMDETEIEEQTANESISGDEEENSMDDFIDDEEEDEEELSSCEEIENDESKNDKSKNEKSKNDSVSSEEERDEESEEEESEDEESEGEENEDEESEDEEFDPMYLQLVKEGRNQEKAGKSSRALKCYLKALDINDQDKALRKHVLKLIDTLRKAKQNQL from the exons ATGGTGGGAAATTTGAAACGGATtgctgaaaataaaataattgtg atgGATATAATTGAGGAAACTGGCAAGTTGTCGCTGACGCACATGGAACCACTAAAAG ATCTGACAAATGCGAAACAATTGAATGATGACACTGAAAATACTTACAAGAAACTAATGTCAAAGGCGAAAAGACAGGCTGCGGAAGGACATCCTAGGCAGGCATTAGATACCCTTCAACAAGTATTAAAGATAGATAGAAACGACAAGGTTCTTACGAAAATAAGAAAGTTGGAG GCATTTATTAAAGAGTACGGTCAAAGTTCagaggaggaggaagaagaCGATACAATGATGCATGTTGGGAAGGGTTTTTATCTGCATAGAGATCTGTATTTAAAGTTGTATCCTCACCAGAAGGAAGGGGTACTATGGTTTTGGCGTCTCCACAGGAAAAACAAGGGAGGAATTTTGGGTGACGATATGGG ACTTGGTAAGACCATTCAAGTGGTTTCATTTTTAAGTGGACTCTTTGACGCCGATGAGGTCAAGTCTGTCATGATTATTCTGCCAGTTGCACTGATTATTAACTGGGAGAGAGAGTTTGAAAAATG GGCACCTGGAATTAGAGTTGAATCATTTCATACGGATAGCAAACGTCAACGACAGAGGGTGCTTGAGAAGGTTCAGCGACGTGGCGGTGTCCTACTCATTAGCTATGGACTGGTGGTGACAAATTGTGATAACCTGAAAACAAAAGATGGCTATTCATTTACCTGg GACTATGTGATACTAGACGAGGGACACAAGATTAAGAATCCTACAAAAACCACAAAAGCAGTTCATGCTATCGCTGCCCAGCATCGCTTCATCCTCTCTGGTACACCAGTACAGAACAATTTAAAG gAGCTATGGTCACTTTTTGACTTTGTCTGTCAAGGAACACTGCTTGGCACTAGACAGACATTTTGTTCAATGTATGAAAACCCAATCACAAGG gcAAGAGAAAAATGTGGTACTGCAAGCGAAAAGCTTCTTGGTAATGAAATGGCAGAAAGTTTACGAAGACTGATAGCGCCGCACTTTCTTCGTAGAACCAAAGCAGATGTTAAAAAGCAAGCACTTAAAAATGATGACACGGATAAACCAGAAAG AGGTGCAGAGATGCCAACATTAACCCGCAAAAATGATCTCATAGTGTGGATGCATTTGTCACAGACACAAATCCAAATTTATCAAGAATTTGTTAGTCTAGATCGTGTCAAAGAG TTATTGATGACCACAAGATCTCCTTTGGTTGAATTGACAATTTTGAAGAAGATTTGTGATCACCCTCGACTATTGTCCACTATGGCTTGCCAACAGCTGGGACTGGAAGA ATTCTTGGAAGTAGATGAGTCCCGGCAGAAGGAATGCGCTGCCAACTTTGCCAATCATATCCCTGACAATGTGCTTCTAGAAGAGTCTGGTAAACTCCAGTTTCTTATGGGCCTCTTGGAGAAACTCTGCAGTGAAGGTCACAGAACATTGGTGTTTAGTCAGTCGCGTAAAATGTTGgatattatacaaaaattatTGTGGAGTAGA GATATAAAATTTCTACGTCTTGATGGTACAATAAGGAAACTAGAAGAACGTGAAAAGCTTATCAAATCTTTTCAAGAAAACGATGTGTACTCTGTGTTCCTTCTTACGACACAAGTTGGAGGTGTGGGCTTGACACTGACAGCTGCTGACAGAGTGGTTGttt TTGATCCGCACTGGAACCCGGCGACTGATAACCAAGCCGTAGATCGAGTCTATCGTATTGGTCAGACTCGCTCCGTCGTAATTTATCGTCTTATAACCTGCGGAAGTGTCGAGGAAAAGATATACCGACGACAAGTTTTCAAAGATTCGATAACACGTCAGACTACTGGTGACACCAAGAACCCTTACAGATACTTTACAAGACAAGAGCTACATGAGCTCTTTGTACTGGATGATCCTAAGGTGTCCACTACTCAACAACAACTGGAGGAACTCCACACTGGACATAGAGTTACTGACCCTGACCTGGATGACCACATTGCTTATTTGTACTCACTTG GTATTTTTGGCTTAAGTGACCATGACTTGATGTTTTCACAAGAGGCGGCTCAAGAATCGGCTGAATCACATGAAAATGAAAACACATATATACATGAAACA GTCCAAAGAGCTCAAACCTTAGTGGCCAGTGAGTGTCAACTAACGCAACAAATCAAAGAACATTATTCTGGTCAAAACGACGACGGTCAAGAAAACCAACTCTCTACTGGTCAATACCGTGACCGATTCTCTCTGATGAATCAATTGTCCAGAATGCAAGGGAAGGATGTTCCTGAGCCACCTCCTCCTAAGGCTAGAGCACCACCAACGACTACTGTACCCGTAAACCTTCCAT ATAGTAACAATATTGACATGGTAAATGTCAACTTTGATGCAAAGGAGATTTCAGATgaagatttaaacaaaacaatggAAAGCCTTACTCTAACG GATCACAAAGGTCAGAATAGCACACAAGAAATGATTGATGTCGATGAAGTCATTGACCTTACCGACGACTCGTATATTTCTACTGGAAGTTCAAACCATCAAACCGAGTCGCCTAATTTTCAGTCATCTTACAAGGACGGATTGAAGGTACAGGCATCACCAGAGATGGAATACATCGATCTGACAGATGACCAAGAAGAAGCCAATGCTTCTATACAAAACTCTGATAAGGAGAATATTAGTAATGATTCCTTTCAGGACTCCCATGTGGAGAGCATTAAAGGAAATGCTTCTCTCCAAAACTTCCATCTGGAAAATAATGAAAGTAAAACTTCCATTGAAAACTCTGACATGGAGAATCTTGAAGACAATTCTTCCCTCAAGGAAATGGAGAAATTTAAACACGATGATGTCAATGACAACTCTTCTATTgagaattttaaaagtaaagctTCTATTCAGAATCTGCAAAGATCTCCAGCATTAATGATATCCGCGTCGTCTACTCATAACAGTCCAGCTGCTCCTCTTAAGTATCTTGTTGACGACAGTGATGAGGAAGATAATGCCAACACAACAGTTGATAGCAATTCTGCATTCCAAGATGATATGAAAGTTAATGAGAGTTTTGATGATATGGAGGATTCATACCAGAACATAAAAGTTTCTGAACCGGAAACACATACTCTTCCAAAAGGGTTAAACGAAAGCACGTCCTCACAAGAGCATAACTCACCAGAACAGAAGTCACCAGAACAAGTTGATTCGCAAAATAATCACGGAGATATGTCTGATCAATTGGAAACGACAATCGAAACTTGTGATGAAAGTTTAATGGAAACCGAAAAGGATGTTGCTACCAAGAAAGAAGAGAGTGATTTATCAGAAATGGAAGACTTAAGTGACAAAAGAGACGAGGAAGTAGAAGAGAGAAGTGACACAGATTTAGAAGAAACTGAAAGAGTAGATCAGAATGTAGTTGATGAAAACATTGAAGATGAAAACATAGATTTAGAGAAAGAGGAGAAAGAAATGGATGAAACTGAAATTGAAGAGCAAACAGCCAATGAATCTATTTCAGGAGATGAAGAAGAAAACAGCATGGATGATTTTATTGATGATGAGGAGGAAGATGAAGAag AATTATCAAGTTGTGAGGAAATTGAAAATGATGAGTCAAAAAATGATAAATCCAAAAATGAGAAGTCAAAAAATGATTCCGTCTCGAGCGAAGAAGAAAGAGATGAAGAAAGTGAAGAAGAAGAAAGTGAAGATGAAGAAAGTGAAGGTGAAGAAAATGAAGATGAAGAAAGTGAAGATGAGGAATTTGACCCTATGTACTTGCAATTGGTCAAAGAGGGCag AAATCAAGAAAAAGCAGGAAAAAGCAGTAGAGCCttgaaatgttatttaaaagCATTAGATATAAATGACCAAGATAAGGCTCTGCGGAAGCACGTCTTAAAACTAATAGATACTTTAAGAAAAGCAAAGCAAAACCAACTGTAA
- the LOC140044644 gene encoding DNA excision repair protein ERCC-6-like isoform X2, which translates to MDIIEETGKLSLTHMEPLKDLTNAKQLNDDTENTYKKLMSKAKRQAAEGHPRQALDTLQQVLKIDRNDKVLTKIRKLEAFIKEYGQSSEEEEEDDTMMHVGKGFYLHRDLYLKLYPHQKEGVLWFWRLHRKNKGGILGDDMGLGKTIQVVSFLSGLFDADEVKSVMIILPVALIINWEREFEKWAPGIRVESFHTDSKRQRQRVLEKVQRRGGVLLISYGLVVTNCDNLKTKDGYSFTWDYVILDEGHKIKNPTKTTKAVHAIAAQHRFILSGTPVQNNLKELWSLFDFVCQGTLLGTRQTFCSMYENPITRAREKCGTASEKLLGNEMAESLRRLIAPHFLRRTKADVKKQALKNDDTDKPERGAEMPTLTRKNDLIVWMHLSQTQIQIYQEFVSLDRVKELLMTTRSPLVELTILKKICDHPRLLSTMACQQLGLEEFLEVDESRQKECAANFANHIPDNVLLEESGKLQFLMGLLEKLCSEGHRTLVFSQSRKMLDIIQKLLWSRDIKFLRLDGTIRKLEEREKLIKSFQENDVYSVFLLTTQVGGVGLTLTAADRVVVFDPHWNPATDNQAVDRVYRIGQTRSVVIYRLITCGSVEEKIYRRQVFKDSITRQTTGDTKNPYRYFTRQELHELFVLDDPKVSTTQQQLEELHTGHRVTDPDLDDHIAYLYSLGIFGLSDHDLMFSQEAAQESAESHENENTYIHETVQRAQTLVASECQLTQQIKEHYSGQNDDGQENQLSTGQYRDRFSLMNQLSRMQGKDVPEPPPPKARAPPTTTVPVNLPYSNNIDMVNVNFDAKEISDEDLNKTMESLTLTDHKGQNSTQEMIDVDEVIDLTDDSYISTGSSNHQTESPNFQSSYKDGLKVQASPEMEYIDLTDDQEEANASIQNSDKENISNDSFQDSHVESIKGNASLQNFHLENNESKTSIENSDMENLEDNSSLKEMEKFKHDDVNDNSSIENFKSKASIQNLQRSPALMISASSTHNSPAAPLKYLVDDSDEEDNANTTVDSNSAFQDDMKVNESFDDMEDSYQNIKVSEPETHTLPKGLNESTSSQEHNSPEQKSPEQVDSQNNHGDMSDQLETTIETCDESLMETEKDVATKKEESDLSEMEDLSDKRDEEVEERSDTDLEETERVDQNVVDENIEDENIDLEKEEKEMDETEIEEQTANESISGDEEENSMDDFIDDEEEDEEELSSCEEIENDESKNDKSKNEKSKNDSVSSEEERDEESEEEESEDEESEGEENEDEESEDEEFDPMYLQLVKEGRNQEKAGKSSRALKCYLKALDINDQDKALRKHVLKLIDTLRKAKQNQL; encoded by the exons atgGATATAATTGAGGAAACTGGCAAGTTGTCGCTGACGCACATGGAACCACTAAAAG ATCTGACAAATGCGAAACAATTGAATGATGACACTGAAAATACTTACAAGAAACTAATGTCAAAGGCGAAAAGACAGGCTGCGGAAGGACATCCTAGGCAGGCATTAGATACCCTTCAACAAGTATTAAAGATAGATAGAAACGACAAGGTTCTTACGAAAATAAGAAAGTTGGAG GCATTTATTAAAGAGTACGGTCAAAGTTCagaggaggaggaagaagaCGATACAATGATGCATGTTGGGAAGGGTTTTTATCTGCATAGAGATCTGTATTTAAAGTTGTATCCTCACCAGAAGGAAGGGGTACTATGGTTTTGGCGTCTCCACAGGAAAAACAAGGGAGGAATTTTGGGTGACGATATGGG ACTTGGTAAGACCATTCAAGTGGTTTCATTTTTAAGTGGACTCTTTGACGCCGATGAGGTCAAGTCTGTCATGATTATTCTGCCAGTTGCACTGATTATTAACTGGGAGAGAGAGTTTGAAAAATG GGCACCTGGAATTAGAGTTGAATCATTTCATACGGATAGCAAACGTCAACGACAGAGGGTGCTTGAGAAGGTTCAGCGACGTGGCGGTGTCCTACTCATTAGCTATGGACTGGTGGTGACAAATTGTGATAACCTGAAAACAAAAGATGGCTATTCATTTACCTGg GACTATGTGATACTAGACGAGGGACACAAGATTAAGAATCCTACAAAAACCACAAAAGCAGTTCATGCTATCGCTGCCCAGCATCGCTTCATCCTCTCTGGTACACCAGTACAGAACAATTTAAAG gAGCTATGGTCACTTTTTGACTTTGTCTGTCAAGGAACACTGCTTGGCACTAGACAGACATTTTGTTCAATGTATGAAAACCCAATCACAAGG gcAAGAGAAAAATGTGGTACTGCAAGCGAAAAGCTTCTTGGTAATGAAATGGCAGAAAGTTTACGAAGACTGATAGCGCCGCACTTTCTTCGTAGAACCAAAGCAGATGTTAAAAAGCAAGCACTTAAAAATGATGACACGGATAAACCAGAAAG AGGTGCAGAGATGCCAACATTAACCCGCAAAAATGATCTCATAGTGTGGATGCATTTGTCACAGACACAAATCCAAATTTATCAAGAATTTGTTAGTCTAGATCGTGTCAAAGAG TTATTGATGACCACAAGATCTCCTTTGGTTGAATTGACAATTTTGAAGAAGATTTGTGATCACCCTCGACTATTGTCCACTATGGCTTGCCAACAGCTGGGACTGGAAGA ATTCTTGGAAGTAGATGAGTCCCGGCAGAAGGAATGCGCTGCCAACTTTGCCAATCATATCCCTGACAATGTGCTTCTAGAAGAGTCTGGTAAACTCCAGTTTCTTATGGGCCTCTTGGAGAAACTCTGCAGTGAAGGTCACAGAACATTGGTGTTTAGTCAGTCGCGTAAAATGTTGgatattatacaaaaattatTGTGGAGTAGA GATATAAAATTTCTACGTCTTGATGGTACAATAAGGAAACTAGAAGAACGTGAAAAGCTTATCAAATCTTTTCAAGAAAACGATGTGTACTCTGTGTTCCTTCTTACGACACAAGTTGGAGGTGTGGGCTTGACACTGACAGCTGCTGACAGAGTGGTTGttt TTGATCCGCACTGGAACCCGGCGACTGATAACCAAGCCGTAGATCGAGTCTATCGTATTGGTCAGACTCGCTCCGTCGTAATTTATCGTCTTATAACCTGCGGAAGTGTCGAGGAAAAGATATACCGACGACAAGTTTTCAAAGATTCGATAACACGTCAGACTACTGGTGACACCAAGAACCCTTACAGATACTTTACAAGACAAGAGCTACATGAGCTCTTTGTACTGGATGATCCTAAGGTGTCCACTACTCAACAACAACTGGAGGAACTCCACACTGGACATAGAGTTACTGACCCTGACCTGGATGACCACATTGCTTATTTGTACTCACTTG GTATTTTTGGCTTAAGTGACCATGACTTGATGTTTTCACAAGAGGCGGCTCAAGAATCGGCTGAATCACATGAAAATGAAAACACATATATACATGAAACA GTCCAAAGAGCTCAAACCTTAGTGGCCAGTGAGTGTCAACTAACGCAACAAATCAAAGAACATTATTCTGGTCAAAACGACGACGGTCAAGAAAACCAACTCTCTACTGGTCAATACCGTGACCGATTCTCTCTGATGAATCAATTGTCCAGAATGCAAGGGAAGGATGTTCCTGAGCCACCTCCTCCTAAGGCTAGAGCACCACCAACGACTACTGTACCCGTAAACCTTCCAT ATAGTAACAATATTGACATGGTAAATGTCAACTTTGATGCAAAGGAGATTTCAGATgaagatttaaacaaaacaatggAAAGCCTTACTCTAACG GATCACAAAGGTCAGAATAGCACACAAGAAATGATTGATGTCGATGAAGTCATTGACCTTACCGACGACTCGTATATTTCTACTGGAAGTTCAAACCATCAAACCGAGTCGCCTAATTTTCAGTCATCTTACAAGGACGGATTGAAGGTACAGGCATCACCAGAGATGGAATACATCGATCTGACAGATGACCAAGAAGAAGCCAATGCTTCTATACAAAACTCTGATAAGGAGAATATTAGTAATGATTCCTTTCAGGACTCCCATGTGGAGAGCATTAAAGGAAATGCTTCTCTCCAAAACTTCCATCTGGAAAATAATGAAAGTAAAACTTCCATTGAAAACTCTGACATGGAGAATCTTGAAGACAATTCTTCCCTCAAGGAAATGGAGAAATTTAAACACGATGATGTCAATGACAACTCTTCTATTgagaattttaaaagtaaagctTCTATTCAGAATCTGCAAAGATCTCCAGCATTAATGATATCCGCGTCGTCTACTCATAACAGTCCAGCTGCTCCTCTTAAGTATCTTGTTGACGACAGTGATGAGGAAGATAATGCCAACACAACAGTTGATAGCAATTCTGCATTCCAAGATGATATGAAAGTTAATGAGAGTTTTGATGATATGGAGGATTCATACCAGAACATAAAAGTTTCTGAACCGGAAACACATACTCTTCCAAAAGGGTTAAACGAAAGCACGTCCTCACAAGAGCATAACTCACCAGAACAGAAGTCACCAGAACAAGTTGATTCGCAAAATAATCACGGAGATATGTCTGATCAATTGGAAACGACAATCGAAACTTGTGATGAAAGTTTAATGGAAACCGAAAAGGATGTTGCTACCAAGAAAGAAGAGAGTGATTTATCAGAAATGGAAGACTTAAGTGACAAAAGAGACGAGGAAGTAGAAGAGAGAAGTGACACAGATTTAGAAGAAACTGAAAGAGTAGATCAGAATGTAGTTGATGAAAACATTGAAGATGAAAACATAGATTTAGAGAAAGAGGAGAAAGAAATGGATGAAACTGAAATTGAAGAGCAAACAGCCAATGAATCTATTTCAGGAGATGAAGAAGAAAACAGCATGGATGATTTTATTGATGATGAGGAGGAAGATGAAGAag AATTATCAAGTTGTGAGGAAATTGAAAATGATGAGTCAAAAAATGATAAATCCAAAAATGAGAAGTCAAAAAATGATTCCGTCTCGAGCGAAGAAGAAAGAGATGAAGAAAGTGAAGAAGAAGAAAGTGAAGATGAAGAAAGTGAAGGTGAAGAAAATGAAGATGAAGAAAGTGAAGATGAGGAATTTGACCCTATGTACTTGCAATTGGTCAAAGAGGGCag AAATCAAGAAAAAGCAGGAAAAAGCAGTAGAGCCttgaaatgttatttaaaagCATTAGATATAAATGACCAAGATAAGGCTCTGCGGAAGCACGTCTTAAAACTAATAGATACTTTAAGAAAAGCAAAGCAAAACCAACTGTAA